The Pseudomonas sp. G2-4 genome window below encodes:
- a CDS encoding histidine triad nucleotide-binding protein, producing the protein MDTLFTKIINREIPAKIIYEDDQVLAFHDIAPQAPVHFLVIPKKPIRTLNDLTEDDKELAGHILFTAQRLAKELGCEDGFRVVMNCNELGGQTVYHIHMHVLGQRQMHWPPG; encoded by the coding sequence GTGGATACCCTGTTTACCAAGATCATCAACCGGGAAATTCCGGCCAAGATCATCTACGAGGATGACCAGGTCCTGGCCTTCCACGACATCGCCCCACAGGCACCGGTGCACTTCCTGGTCATTCCGAAGAAACCGATCCGCACGCTCAATGACCTGACCGAGGACGATAAAGAGCTGGCCGGGCATATTTTGTTCACTGCCCAGCGCCTGGCCAAAGAGCTAGGTTGCGAAGACGGTTTTCGCGTGGTGATGAACTGCAATGAACTCGGCGGGCAGACCGTCTATCACATTCACATGCATGTGCTTGGGCAGCGCCAGATGCACTGGCCACCGGGTTGA
- a CDS encoding SDR family oxidoreductase — MTRYALITGASGGLGLAMAEALARRGRNLILVARQRDRLESIAIELTQRFGVEVLFRACDLGEPLRLSGFLLELEEGERQIDLLVNCAGIGTSGPFLGQDWMTEQDLIEVNILALTRLCHAIGNSMALQGGGQILNVASLAAFQPGPWMSTYHASKAYVLHFSEALRVELKKCAIKVSVLCPGPTRTGFFARAQLDEQKIIDSKHLMSPEEVALYAVRALDRNRAIIIPGRRNRWLAALPRLGSRGLVRTIAGMVNKTYCPR, encoded by the coding sequence ATGACCCGTTACGCACTGATCACTGGCGCCTCCGGCGGCCTCGGCCTGGCCATGGCCGAGGCACTGGCCCGGCGCGGCCGCAACCTGATACTGGTGGCTCGACAGCGTGATCGGCTGGAAAGTATTGCAATCGAACTGACTCAGCGGTTTGGCGTGGAGGTGTTGTTCCGGGCTTGTGACCTGGGGGAGCCCCTCAGGCTTTCAGGTTTCTTGCTGGAGCTGGAGGAAGGCGAGCGCCAGATCGACCTGCTGGTCAACTGCGCCGGCATTGGCACCAGCGGCCCTTTCCTGGGCCAGGACTGGATGACCGAGCAAGACCTGATCGAAGTCAACATCCTCGCACTGACACGCCTCTGTCACGCAATAGGCAATAGCATGGCGTTGCAGGGTGGCGGTCAAATCCTCAACGTCGCATCGCTCGCCGCCTTCCAGCCCGGCCCCTGGATGAGTACGTACCACGCCAGCAAGGCGTATGTGCTGCACTTTTCCGAAGCCCTGCGGGTCGAACTCAAGAAATGCGCGATCAAGGTATCGGTGCTTTGCCCTGGCCCGACCCGCACCGGTTTTTTCGCCAGGGCCCAACTCGATGAGCAGAAGATCATCGATAGCAAACACCTGATGAGCCCGGAGGAAGTTGCGCTGTATGCCGTGCGCGCGCTGGACAGGAACCGGGCCATCATCATTCCCGGGCGTCGCAATCGCTGGCTCGCGGCATTACCGCGACTGGGATCGAGGGGGCTGGTCCGGACCATCGCCGGCATGGTCAACAAGACCTACTGCCCGCGTTGA
- a CDS encoding DUF805 domain-containing protein: MSETRFNIVFDGALMPGVDTTTAKLNLAELFKSDVSAIERLFSGRKVALKSNLSQSEAQKYLEALNKTGIDARIEAEPSLQLNLGEVQESLHHSDGRHPDSIIDPVSPYAPPRAEVGEALAGYSTLKPFSFEGRIGRLRFLAWTMVLTLVMLPVIGVAFWFSLSWLIASNSLAAMIVGGLAGVAIALAFAFVSLQFNVQRLHDVGWSGWLWLLNLVPFVGSLFPFVLMCMPGNAGANRYGAPPPPNSTAVKVLSSLWVVMIVLIIAAAVGGAFSDIGDEYSNSVSNFESSESSEYQNSDDTNAEAAAEAAEAASPSVDYEEEEEQ, translated from the coding sequence ATGAGCGAAACCCGTTTCAACATCGTATTCGACGGAGCCCTGATGCCGGGCGTCGATACCACCACCGCCAAACTCAACCTCGCCGAGCTGTTCAAGAGCGATGTCAGCGCCATTGAGCGACTGTTCAGCGGTCGCAAGGTGGCCCTTAAAAGCAACCTGTCCCAAAGCGAAGCGCAGAAGTACCTCGAAGCGCTCAACAAGACTGGGATCGATGCACGAATCGAAGCCGAGCCCTCTCTCCAGTTGAATCTGGGCGAGGTACAGGAATCCCTTCATCACTCGGACGGACGCCACCCAGACTCAATCATCGACCCCGTATCTCCGTATGCACCGCCTCGGGCGGAAGTCGGTGAAGCACTGGCCGGGTACAGCACGCTCAAGCCCTTCAGCTTCGAGGGGCGTATCGGACGGCTGCGGTTCCTGGCCTGGACCATGGTGTTGACGCTGGTGATGCTGCCGGTGATCGGCGTGGCCTTTTGGTTCAGCCTGTCATGGCTCATCGCATCCAACTCGCTGGCTGCGATGATTGTCGGCGGGCTGGCAGGGGTGGCCATCGCGCTCGCCTTTGCTTTTGTGAGTCTCCAGTTCAACGTCCAGCGCCTGCATGACGTCGGCTGGTCCGGGTGGCTGTGGTTGCTCAATCTGGTGCCATTCGTAGGTAGCCTCTTCCCGTTCGTGCTCATGTGCATGCCTGGCAATGCCGGTGCGAATCGCTATGGCGCGCCACCACCGCCCAACAGCACTGCGGTCAAGGTACTGTCATCGCTGTGGGTCGTCATGATCGTCCTGATCATCGCCGCGGCAGTGGGCGGGGCGTTCAGCGATATCGGAGACGAATACAGCAACTCTGTGAGCAACTTTGAAAGCAGCGAGTCGAGCGAATATCAAAACAGCGACGACACCAATGCCGAGGCAGCAGCAGAAGCAGCAGAGGCGGCCTCGCCTTCTGTAGACTATGAAGAAGAAGAGGAACAATAA
- a CDS encoding nitronate monooxygenase family protein → MSLPALLEQRLRLPVVAAPMFLISNPQLVLACCRNGIVGSFPALNQRESSGFKAWLEEIEAGLATLEKPAPYAVNLIVHHSNPRLQADLAICVEHKVPIVITSLGAVKELVDAVHSYGGLVFHDVTTRRHAEKAAEAGVDGLIAVAAGAGGHAGTWSPFSLVAEIRQFFDKTVLLAGCLNHGHQILAAQLLGADLAYLGTRFIGTTESHAPDAYKEMLLTSRAADIVHTPAVSGVPASFMRQSLENAGFDLAALQGKGEVDAGSKLKPLNDEAKAWKTVWSAGQGVGEIHDVPSVGQLVARLDEEYRQAQARAAQLGGQWPR, encoded by the coding sequence ATGTCGCTGCCCGCTCTGCTCGAACAACGTTTGCGCCTGCCCGTCGTGGCGGCGCCGATGTTCCTGATTTCCAACCCGCAGCTGGTGCTGGCCTGCTGCCGCAATGGCATTGTCGGCAGCTTCCCGGCGTTGAACCAGCGCGAGAGCAGTGGCTTCAAGGCCTGGCTGGAGGAAATCGAAGCAGGGCTGGCGACACTGGAAAAACCGGCGCCCTACGCCGTCAACCTGATCGTCCACCACAGTAACCCGCGACTTCAGGCCGACCTGGCCATCTGCGTCGAACACAAGGTGCCGATTGTCATCACCAGCCTGGGCGCGGTGAAAGAATTGGTGGACGCCGTTCACAGCTACGGCGGCCTGGTGTTCCACGACGTCACCACACGGCGCCATGCGGAAAAAGCCGCCGAGGCCGGTGTCGATGGATTGATCGCCGTTGCCGCCGGCGCGGGTGGGCATGCCGGGACCTGGAGCCCGTTCTCGCTGGTCGCCGAGATCCGCCAGTTCTTCGACAAAACCGTTCTACTTGCGGGATGCCTGAACCACGGTCATCAGATTCTGGCCGCACAGTTGCTCGGAGCGGATTTAGCCTACCTCGGAACGCGCTTTATCGGCACGACCGAAAGCCATGCGCCTGACGCTTATAAAGAGATGTTGCTCACATCCCGAGCCGCAGACATCGTGCATACTCCTGCGGTGTCTGGGGTACCGGCCAGTTTCATGCGCCAGAGCCTGGAGAACGCCGGCTTCGACCTCGCCGCCCTGCAGGGCAAAGGCGAGGTGGATGCGGGTTCGAAACTCAAGCCGTTGAACGATGAAGCCAAGGCCTGGAAAACCGTGTGGTCCGCAGGCCAGGGTGTGGGTGAAATCCATGATGTGCCAAGCGTCGGCCAATTGGTGGCACGCCTGGATGAAGAATACCGTCAGGCGCAGGCCCGGGCGGCACAGCTTGGGGGGCAATGGCCCCGCTGA
- the hemJ gene encoding protoporphyrinogen oxidase HemJ — MLYLWLKALHIVSMVCWFAGLFYLPRLFVYHAQSEDNVSKERFSVMERKLYRGIMGPAMIATLVFGIWLLSLNAGAYFTQGGWMHAKLTLVVLLIGYHHMCGAQVKRFARGENTRSHVFYRWFNEVPVLILLAIVILVVVRPF, encoded by the coding sequence ATGCTCTATCTTTGGCTCAAAGCACTTCATATCGTCAGCATGGTCTGTTGGTTCGCCGGCCTGTTCTATCTGCCTCGCCTGTTTGTCTACCACGCCCAAAGCGAAGACAACGTCAGCAAGGAACGCTTCAGCGTCATGGAGCGCAAGTTATACCGCGGCATCATGGGCCCGGCGATGATCGCCACCCTGGTGTTCGGCATCTGGCTGCTCAGTCTCAACGCTGGCGCCTACTTCACCCAAGGCGGCTGGATGCACGCCAAGCTGACCCTGGTCGTGCTGCTGATCGGCTACCACCACATGTGCGGCGCCCAAGTGAAGCGCTTCGCCCGTGGCGAAAACACCCGCAGCCACGTCTTTTATCGCTGGTTCAATGAAGTGCCGGTTCTGATATTGCTGGCTATCGTAATTCTGGTCGTGGTTCGGCCGTTCTAA
- the argC gene encoding N-acetyl-gamma-glutamyl-phosphate reductase: MVKVGIVGGTGYTGVELLRLLAQHPQAEVVVITSRSEAGLAVADMYPNLRGHYDGLAFSVPDIKTLGACDVVFFATPHGVAHALAGELLAAGTKVIDLSADFRLQDADEWAKWYGQPHGAPDLLDEAVYGLPEVNREKIKQARLIAVPGCYPTATQLGFLPLLEAGLADTSRLIADCKSGVSGAGRGASVGSLYSETSESMKAYAVKGHRHLPEIRQGLRRAAGKDVGLTFVPHLTPMIRGIHSTLYATVVDRSVDLQALFEKRYANEPFVDVMPAGSHPETRSVRGANVCRIAVHRPQDGDLVVVLSVIDNLVKGASGQAVQNLNILFGLDERLGLSHAGMLP; encoded by the coding sequence ATGGTCAAGGTCGGTATCGTCGGCGGCACGGGTTACACCGGTGTCGAACTGCTGCGTCTGTTGGCACAGCATCCGCAAGCTGAGGTGGTGGTCATTACCTCCCGATCCGAGGCCGGCCTGGCCGTTGCCGACATGTATCCGAACCTGCGAGGTCATTACGACGGCCTGGCGTTCAGCGTTCCCGATATCAAGACCCTGGGCGCCTGCGATGTAGTGTTCTTCGCGACGCCGCACGGTGTCGCCCACGCGCTGGCAGGAGAGTTGCTGGCCGCCGGGACCAAGGTCATCGACCTGTCGGCAGACTTCCGCCTGCAGGACGCCGACGAATGGGCCAAGTGGTATGGCCAGCCCCACGGGGCGCCGGACCTGCTCGACGAGGCTGTCTACGGATTGCCGGAAGTCAATCGGGAGAAAATCAAGCAGGCCCGTCTGATCGCGGTACCGGGTTGCTATCCGACTGCAACGCAGTTGGGCTTCTTGCCTCTGCTCGAGGCCGGTCTTGCCGATACTTCGCGTTTGATCGCTGATTGCAAATCCGGTGTCAGTGGCGCCGGGCGCGGTGCCAGTGTTGGTTCGTTGTACTCCGAGACGTCGGAAAGCATGAAGGCCTACGCGGTCAAAGGTCACCGTCACCTACCGGAAATTCGCCAGGGGTTGCGTCGGGCCGCGGGCAAGGACGTCGGCCTGACTTTCGTGCCGCACCTGACGCCGATGATTCGTGGCATCCACTCCACCCTCTACGCAACCGTCGTTGACCGCTCGGTGGACCTGCAGGCATTGTTCGAAAAGCGTTACGCCAACGAACCATTCGTCGATGTAATGCCGGCCGGCAGCCATCCGGAAACCCGTAGCGTACGCGGCGCGAACGTTTGCCGGATTGCCGTGCATCGCCCACAGGATGGTGACCTGGTGGTGGTGTTGTCGGTCATCGACAACCTGGTCAAAGGCGCGTCGGGCCAGGCGGTGCAGAACCTGAACATCCTGTTCGGGCTGGATGAGCGTCTGGGTCTGTCCCACGCGGGAATGTTGCCTTAA
- the erpA gene encoding iron-sulfur cluster insertion protein ErpA, whose protein sequence is MSVETFTPMALQFTHGAAHKVKSLVDEEGNDRLKLRVFVTGGGCSGFQYGFTFDEEVAEDDTIVEREGVSLVVDPMSFQYLAGAEVDYQEGLEGSRFVIKNPNATTTCGCGSSFSI, encoded by the coding sequence ATGAGCGTCGAAACCTTCACCCCCATGGCTTTGCAATTCACCCACGGTGCCGCGCACAAGGTGAAGAGCCTGGTCGATGAAGAGGGCAATGATCGTTTGAAGCTGCGCGTATTTGTGACGGGCGGCGGTTGTTCGGGTTTTCAGTACGGCTTCACTTTCGATGAAGAAGTGGCTGAAGACGACACCATCGTCGAGCGCGAAGGCGTCAGTCTGGTGGTCGATCCGATGAGCTTCCAGTACCTGGCGGGTGCCGAGGTGGATTACCAGGAAGGTTTGGAAGGGTCGCGTTTCGTGATCAAGAACCCGAACGCCACCACGACCTGCGGTTGCGGTTCTTCGTTCTCGATCTGA
- a CDS encoding anhydro-N-acetylmuramic acid kinase, whose product MALYIGVMSGTSLDGLDIALIELAPAIRLIATHYIPMPAALRTELLGLCSSGPDEIARSAIAQQNWVKLAAQGIHTLLSEQKLKPEDVTAIGSHGQTIRHEPARGFTVQIGNPALLTELTGITVVSDFRSRDVAAGGQGAPLVPAFHEALFEERAGNRAVLNVGGFSNLSLIEPAKPVAGFDCGPGNVLLDAWIHQQRGEHFDRDGQWAASGTVEPVLLKELLSDPFFITKGPKSTGREVFNLPWLSQHLSRLPAFAAEDVQATLLELTALSIVESLQNAQAETQELLVCGGGAHNHTLMKRLADLLPDAKVSSTAAYGVDPDWVEAMAFAWLAHCCLAGIPANRPSVTGARGLRILGAIYPA is encoded by the coding sequence ATGGCGCTCTATATCGGCGTTATGTCCGGGACCAGCCTGGATGGCCTGGACATCGCACTGATCGAACTGGCCCCGGCGATCAGATTGATCGCCACGCACTACATCCCCATGCCCGCCGCCTTGCGCACCGAATTGCTCGGACTGTGCAGCAGTGGGCCCGATGAGATCGCCCGCTCCGCCATTGCCCAGCAAAACTGGGTGAAGCTGGCTGCTCAGGGCATTCATACTCTACTCAGCGAACAGAAGCTCAAGCCTGAAGACGTAACGGCGATTGGCAGCCATGGCCAGACCATTCGTCATGAACCGGCCCGTGGCTTTACCGTGCAGATCGGCAATCCAGCGCTGTTGACCGAATTGACCGGCATCACCGTTGTCAGCGACTTCCGCAGTCGTGACGTCGCGGCTGGCGGACAAGGCGCTCCTCTGGTTCCGGCCTTTCACGAAGCACTGTTCGAAGAACGAGCCGGCAATCGCGCGGTGCTGAATGTCGGCGGCTTCAGCAATCTGAGCCTGATAGAACCCGCAAAGCCGGTAGCCGGTTTCGATTGTGGCCCCGGCAACGTCTTGCTCGATGCCTGGATACACCAGCAACGGGGCGAGCATTTCGATCGCGACGGGCAATGGGCCGCCAGCGGGACCGTCGAGCCGGTCCTGCTCAAGGAACTGCTGAGCGACCCCTTCTTTATCACCAAAGGTCCGAAAAGCACTGGGCGAGAAGTGTTCAACTTGCCGTGGCTGAGTCAACACCTGTCACGCCTGCCAGCCTTCGCCGCTGAAGATGTGCAGGCAACACTGCTCGAGCTGACAGCCCTGAGCATCGTCGAATCATTGCAAAACGCCCAGGCAGAGACTCAAGAGCTGTTGGTCTGCGGTGGCGGCGCGCACAACCATACGCTCATGAAGCGTCTGGCCGATTTGCTGCCGGACGCCAAAGTCAGCAGCACGGCTGCTTACGGCGTGGACCCGGACTGGGTCGAAGCCATGGCCTTCGCGTGGCTGGCCCATTGCTGCCTTGCAGGCATCCCAGCCAACCGCCCTAGTGTCACCGGCGCGCGCGGCTTACGCATTCTTGGCGCCATCTATCCCGCCTGA
- a CDS encoding peptidoglycan DD-metalloendopeptidase family protein has translation MTTEPSKAPPLYPKTHLLAASGIAALLSLALLVFPSSDVEAKKTTLSLELESPAEQLTQDQDAAEAAQATNEPAAPPFAQIENSPEDTAEAAQAEPPAVEEKKGPDHREVIVAKGDTLSTLFEKVGLPSTSVHEILASDKQAKQFTRLQRGQKLEFELSPDGQLTNLHTKLSDLESITLTKNDKGYVFNRVTAKPTVRSAYVHGVINSSLSQSAARAGLSHSLTMDMASVFGYDIDFAQDIRQGDEFDIIYEQKVVNGKSVGNGPILSARFTNRGKTYTAVRYTNKQGNSSYYTADGNSMRKAFIRTPVDFARISSKFSAGRKHPILNKIRAHKGVDYAAPRGTPIKAAGDGKVLLAGRRGGYGNTVIIQHGNTYRTLYGHMQGFAKGVKTGGSVKQGQVIGYIGTTGLSTGPHLHYEFQVNGVHVDPLGQKLPMADPIAKSERSRFLAQSQPLMARMDQEKATMLASSKR, from the coding sequence ATGACCACAGAACCGTCTAAAGCGCCGCCGCTTTACCCAAAGACCCACCTGCTTGCCGCAAGTGGCATTGCAGCCCTCCTTAGCCTGGCGCTCCTGGTGTTCCCCTCCAGCGATGTTGAAGCCAAAAAGACGACTCTGAGTCTTGAACTGGAAAGCCCTGCTGAACAACTGACACAAGATCAAGACGCTGCCGAAGCCGCTCAAGCCACAAACGAACCGGCCGCGCCCCCTTTCGCGCAGATTGAAAACAGCCCTGAAGACACTGCCGAGGCCGCTCAGGCAGAGCCTCCAGCTGTAGAAGAAAAGAAAGGTCCGGATCACCGCGAGGTCATTGTTGCCAAAGGCGATACGCTCTCTACCCTCTTCGAAAAGGTTGGCCTGCCCTCGACCTCGGTCCACGAAATCCTGGCCAGCGATAAGCAAGCCAAGCAATTCACTCGACTGCAGCGGGGCCAGAAGCTTGAATTCGAGCTCAGTCCCGACGGCCAACTGACTAACCTGCACACCAAGCTGAGCGACCTGGAAAGCATCACCCTGACCAAGAATGACAAGGGTTATGTATTCAACCGCGTGACCGCCAAGCCTACTGTGCGCTCAGCGTACGTCCATGGCGTCATCAATAGCTCACTGTCGCAATCGGCCGCACGCGCCGGCCTTTCCCATAGCCTGACCATGGACATGGCCAGCGTGTTTGGCTACGACATCGACTTCGCCCAGGATATTCGCCAGGGCGACGAGTTCGACATTATCTACGAGCAGAAAGTGGTCAATGGAAAGAGCGTCGGCAACGGTCCGATCCTTTCCGCGCGCTTTACCAACCGCGGCAAGACCTACACCGCAGTGCGCTACACCAACAAACAAGGCAACAGCAGCTATTACACCGCCGATGGCAACAGCATGCGCAAGGCATTCATCCGCACGCCGGTTGATTTCGCCCGCATCAGCTCGAAGTTCTCCGCAGGCCGCAAGCACCCGATCCTGAACAAGATCCGCGCCCATAAAGGCGTCGACTACGCTGCGCCCCGTGGCACGCCAATCAAGGCCGCCGGCGACGGTAAAGTATTGCTGGCTGGGCGCCGCGGCGGTTATGGCAACACCGTGATCATCCAGCACGGCAACACCTACCGCACGCTGTACGGCCACATGCAGGGCTTCGCCAAAGGCGTGAAGACCGGCGGCAGCGTCAAGCAAGGCCAGGTCATCGGTTATATCGGTACCACCGGCCTGTCCACCGGCCCGCACTTGCACTATGAGTTCCAGGTCAACGGTGTCCACGTCGACCCGCTGGGCCAGAAGCTGCCAATGGCCGACCCGATCGCCAAATCCGAGCGCTCGCGTTTCCTGGCCCAAAGCCAACCCTTGATGGCTCGCATGGATCAAGAGAAAGCCACCATGCTGGCTTCGAGCAAGCGCTAA
- the tyrS gene encoding tyrosine--tRNA ligase, giving the protein MKSVEEQLALIKRGAEELLVESELIEKLKRGQPLRIKAGFDPTAPDLHLGHTVLINKLRQFQDLGHQVIFLIGDFTGMIGDPSGKSATRPPLTREQVLDNAETYKTQVFKILDPAKTEVAFNSTWMDQMGPADFIRLTSQYTVARMLERDDFDKRYTTNQPIAIHEFLYPLVQGYDSVALRADVELGGTDQKFNLLMGRELQRGYGQEAQCILTMPLLEGLDGVKKMSKSLGNYVGIQEAPGVMYGKLVSIPDVLMWRYFELLSFRSMDEINAFRVDVEAGANPRDIKIKLAEEIVARFHGEEAAANAHRAAGNRMKEGELPDDLPEIELTAAEDMPIAAVLNKAGLVKNAAVARDLLGSGGVRIDGEVVDRTYIYELGSTHVCQAGKKAFARITLKSE; this is encoded by the coding sequence ATGAAGTCGGTTGAAGAGCAGCTAGCGCTGATCAAACGTGGTGCGGAAGAACTGTTGGTCGAGTCCGAGCTGATCGAAAAGCTCAAGCGCGGGCAGCCGCTGCGTATCAAGGCTGGTTTCGACCCGACGGCGCCCGATCTGCATTTGGGTCATACCGTGCTTATTAATAAGCTGCGCCAGTTCCAGGACCTGGGGCACCAGGTCATCTTCCTTATAGGTGACTTCACCGGGATGATCGGCGATCCGAGTGGCAAGAGTGCGACCCGTCCACCGCTGACCCGCGAGCAGGTTCTCGATAACGCCGAGACCTATAAGACTCAAGTCTTCAAGATTCTTGATCCGGCCAAGACCGAAGTGGCTTTCAACTCCACGTGGATGGACCAGATGGGGCCGGCGGATTTCATTCGCCTGACTTCCCAGTACACCGTGGCTCGTATGCTTGAGCGCGATGACTTCGACAAGCGCTATACAACCAATCAGCCAATCGCCATTCATGAGTTTCTCTATCCGCTCGTTCAGGGTTATGACTCGGTTGCGTTGCGAGCGGACGTTGAGCTCGGCGGCACCGACCAGAAGTTCAACCTGCTGATGGGGCGTGAGCTGCAGCGAGGCTATGGCCAGGAAGCCCAGTGCATCCTGACCATGCCGTTGCTGGAGGGGTTGGATGGCGTGAAGAAGATGTCCAAGTCGTTGGGCAACTACGTCGGCATTCAAGAAGCTCCGGGTGTTATGTACGGCAAGCTGGTTTCCATTCCGGATGTGTTGATGTGGCGTTACTTCGAGCTGTTGAGCTTCCGCTCCATGGATGAGATCAATGCATTCCGTGTCGATGTTGAGGCTGGGGCTAATCCGCGGGACATCAAGATCAAGCTGGCCGAAGAAATCGTCGCTCGTTTCCATGGTGAAGAGGCTGCGGCCAATGCTCACCGTGCGGCGGGTAATCGTATGAAAGAGGGTGAGCTGCCGGACGATCTGCCAGAGATCGAGCTGACGGCTGCCGAGGATATGCCGATCGCGGCTGTCCTTAATAAGGCGGGTCTGGTCAAGAACGCGGCGGTGGCGCGGGATCTCCTTGGTTCGGGCGGTGTGCGTATAGATGGTGAGGTTGTGGATCGCACCTATATATATGAGCTGGGTTCTACCCATGTATGCCAGGCCGGCAAAAAGGCTTTCGCGCGGATTACGCTGAAATCCGAATAA